From Tripterygium wilfordii isolate XIE 37 chromosome 13, ASM1340144v1, whole genome shotgun sequence, the proteins below share one genomic window:
- the LOC120013618 gene encoding alpha-mannosidase-like isoform X3, with translation MESLVMVVCCFLWLMGFAGAKYVKYETGAGVVEGKLNVHLVPHSHDDVGWLKTVDEYYVGSKQSIQVACVENVLDSVVEALLRDRNRKFVFAEMAFFQRWWGEQSPERQEQVKKLVQDGRLEFVNGGWCMHDEATCHYIDMIDQTTLGHRMIKEQFKTVPRAGWQIDPFGHSAVQAYMLGAELGFDSVHFARIDHQDRKQRKVDKSLEVIWRGSKTFGSSSQIFANAFPNHYGPPEGFRFEVDTDFEPVQDDDLLFDYNVEKRVKDFRKAAKSQAKLTRTNHIMWTMGGDFEYQYAESWFKQMDKLIHHVNNDSRVNALYSTPSIYTVAKNAAKESWPLKTDDYFPYAEMENDYWTGFFTSRPAFKRYVRMLSGYYLATRQLEFLAGRRSTGHNTFPLGDALGIAQHHDAISGTAKQLTTNDYTKRLAIGASEAEVVSSSALSCLVNKKTRGQCVEPEIKFRQCLLLNISYCPPTEEDIPEGKSLVAVLYNPLGWKRKDTVRIPVTEKNLIVHDILGNTIETQYLDMDEVTRNLRNLYLKAYLGLTAKQTPKHWLLFQVSVPPLGWTTYFISKHSENENVRKGYLSRKSTLPNDTFEIRPGNSKIATFEIGRGNLKMSFSSSTGLLKRMHNSRTGVDMTVDQSYLWYGSSSSGAYVFRPDGSPHPVSASKWKRFQGPLVDEVHQHFSSDTQTYQKKDVHQHFNTWIHQVIRLYRDKEHAEVEYTIGPISTENGIGKEVITRINASMATDKVFYTDSNGRDFLKRVRDSRTDWRLEVDDHVAGNYYPLNLGIFIKDDKYELSFLVDRASGGASIENGAIEVMLHRRTTQDDSKGVAEALEENVCVGNTCEGIRIRGNYYLNINKLGDGARWRRTTGQEVYSPLLLAFTHENSENWKVSHLTKTTTMDPDYRLPLNVALITLQELEDGIVILRLAHLYEAHEDDQYSKLARVILKKMFARKRIKKLTETSLSTNQEKSEMKKLEWKVVGDNGNDPSPVRGGPVNDSTLVVELGPMEIRTFVLEFDYAKQ, from the exons ATGGAGTCCTTGGTCATGGTGGTGTGTTGTTTTCTGTGGTTGATGGGTTTTGCCGGCGCTAAGTACGTGAAATACGAGACAGGAGCTGGTGTGGTGGAAGGTAAGTTGAATGTTCATCTGGTGCCACATTCACATGATGATGTTGGATGGTTGAAGACTGTTGATGAGTACTATGTTGGATCCAAGCAAAGTATTCAg GTTGCTTGTGTTGAGAATGTGTTGGATTCAGTTGTGGAGGCCTTGCTTCGTGATCGTAATAGGAAATTTGTGTTTGCGGAGATG GCTTTTTTCCAGAGATGGTGGGGAGAACAAAGCCCGGAAAGACAGGAGCAAGTTAAAAAACTTGTACAAGATGGCCGACTGGAATTCGT AAATGGTGGTTGGTGTATGCATGACGAAGCAACATGTCATTACATAGACATGATTGATCAAACAACCCTAGGTCACCGCATGATCAAGGAGCAGTTTAAGACAGTTCCTCGTGCTGGATGGCAGATTGATCCATTTGGACACTCTGCTGTGCAAGCATACATGCTCGGGGCTGAG CTTGGGTTTGATTCTGTACATTTTGCAAGAATTGATCACCAGGACAGAAAACAGCGCAAAGTGGATAAATCCCTGGAAGTTATCTGGCGTGGTTCCAAAacttttggttcttcatctcAG ATTTTTGCCAATGCCTTTCCTAATCATTACGGTCCCCCAGAAGGTTTTCGTTTCGAAGTGGACACTGACTTTGAACCAGTCCAG GACGATGATCTTCTATTTGATTACAATGTTGAAAAGCGGGTTAAAGATTTTCGTAAAGCTGCTAAGTCTCAA GCAAAGCTGACGCGGACAAACCATATTATGTGGACCATGGGTGGTGACTTCGAGTACCAATATGCTGAGTCTTGGTTCAAGCAAATGGACAAGTTGATTCACCATGTTAATAAT GATTCTCGAGTGAATGCCTTATATTCTACACCATCTATCTATACTGTTGCGAAAAATGCAGCAAAAGAATCATGGCCACTGAAAACTGATGATTACTTCCC GTATGCAGAGATGGAAAATGATTATTGGACTGGTTTTTTTACTAGTCGCCCAGCTTTTAAGCGATACGTTAGGATGCTGAGTGGATATTATTTG GCAACACGGCAACTGGAATTCCTGGCTGGAAGGAGATCTACTGGTCATAATACTTTCCCGCTTggagatgctttaggaattgcACAGCACCATGATGCTATTTCTGGCACTGCAAAACAACTAACTACAAATGACTATACGAAACGCCTAGCTATTGGTGCCTCTGAG GCTGAAGTTGTTTCAAGTTCTGCTCTCTCATGCTTAGTTAATAAAAAGACGAGAGGACAATGTGTAGAACCGGAGATAAAATTTCGCCAG TGCTTGTTACTGAATATCAGTTACTGTCCACCAACAGAGGAAGATATTCCAGAAGGAAAGAGTTtg GTTGCTGTGCTATATAACCCACTTGGATGGAAACGTAAAGATACCGTTAGGATACCA GTGACTGAAAAAAATCTTATTGTCCATGATATCTTGGGCAATACCATTGAGACACAATATTTAGATATGGATGAAGTTACAAGAAACTTGAGAAACTTATATTTGAAGGCTTACTTGGGGCTGACGGCAAAGCAAACTCCTAAGCACTGGCTTCTATTCCAAGTATCTGTTCCACCACTGGGCTGGACCACTTACTTCATTTCTAAGCATTCTGAGAATG AAAATGTAAGAAAAGGTTATTTGTCAAGGAAATCCACTCTACCAAATGATACCTTTGAAATTAGGCCCGGAAATTCGAAAATAGCCACCTTTGAAATTGGGCGTGGAAATTTGAAAATGTCCTTTTCTTCAAGCACTGGACTATTGAAACGGATGCATAATTCAAGAACTGGG GTTGATATGACTGTTGATCAAAGCTATCTTTGGTATGGTTCTTCG TCTTCTGGTGCATATGTTTTCCGACCTGATGGATCTCCTCATCCTGTTTCAGCATCA AAATGGAAGCGCTTTCAGGGACCACTAGTCGATGAGGTTCACCAACATTTCTCATCCGACACacaaacataccaaaaaaaagacGTTCACCAACACTTCAATACATGGATACACCAG GTCATAAGACTTTACAGAGACAAGGAGCATGCTGAAGTTGAATATACT ATTGGACCGATTTCTACTGAAAATGGCATCGGGAAAGAGGTCATCACACGAATAAATGCAAGCATGGCCACTGACAAGGTGTTTTATACTGATTCTAACGGAAGGGACTTTCTAAAGCGG GTTCGAGATAGTAGAACAGACTGGCGCCTTGAGGTTGACGATCATGTTGCTGGAAATTATTACCCG CTTAACCTTGGAATTTTTATAAAAGATGACAAATATGAATTATCGTTCTTGGTCGATCGTGCCAGTGGAGGAGCCAGTATAGAAAATGGAGCAATAGAAGTGATGCTTCATAG GCGTACAACTCAGGATGACTCGAAAGGAGTGGCTGAAGCTCTTGAAGAAAATGTTTGTGTTGGAAATACTTGTGAAGGAATAAGG ATTCGAGGTAATTATTACTTGAACATCAACAAACTAGGGGATGGTGCACGGTGGCGCCGAACAACTGGCCAAGAAGTTTACTCACCTCTCCTTTTAGCTTTCACACATGAG AATTCAGAGAACTGGAAAGTGTCTCATTTGACCAAAACAACCACTATGGATCCGGACTACAGGTTGCCACTTAATGTTGCTTTGATTACTCTTCAG GAGTTAGAAGATGGAATTGTGATCCTCCGTTTGGCACATTTATATGAG GCACATGAAGATGATCAGTATTCGAAACTGGCCAGAGTCATACTGAAGAAGATGTTCGCTAGAAAAAGG ATTAAGAAGCTGACGGAAACAAGCTTATCAACAAACCAAGAGAAGTCAGAGATGAAGAAACTGGAATGGAAAGTTGTTGGGGACAATGGAAATGATCCCTCTCCGGTTAGAGGCGGCCCTGTCAATGATTCGACTCTTGTTGTTGAGCTTGGTCCCATGGAGATCCGCACATTCGTGCTAGAGTTTGATTATGCCAAGCAATAA
- the LOC120013618 gene encoding alpha-mannosidase-like isoform X2 has product MHDEATCHYIDMIDQTTLGHRMIKEQFKTVPRAGWQIDPFGHSAVQAYMLGAELGFDSVHFARIDHQDRKQRKVDKSLEVIWRGSKTFGSSSQIFANAFPNHYGPPEGFRFEVDTDFEPVQDDDLLFDYNVEKRVKDFRKAAKSQAKLTRTNHIMWTMGGDFEYQYAESWFKQMDKLIHHVNNDSRVNALYSTPSIYTVAKNAAKESWPLKTDDYFPYAEMENDYWTGFFTSRPAFKRYVRMLSGYYLATRQLEFLAGRRSTGHNTFPLGDALGIAQHHDAISGTAKQLTTNDYTKRLAIGASEAEVVSSSALSCLVNKKTRGQCVEPEIKFRQCLLLNISYCPPTEEDIPEGKSLVAVLYNPLGWKRKDTVRIPVTEKNLIVHDILGNTIETQYLDMDEVTRNLRNLYLKAYLGLTAKQTPKHWLLFQVSVPPLGWTTYFISKHSENENVRKGYLSRKSTLPNDTFEIRPGNSKIATFEIGRGNLKMSFSSSTGLLKRMHNSRTGVDMTVDQSYLWYGSSSSGAYVFRPDGSPHPVSASKWKRFQGPLVDEVHQHFSSDTQTYQKKDVHQHFNTWIHQVIRLYRDKEHAEVEYTIGPISTENGIGKEVITRINASMATDKVFYTDSNGRDFLKRVRDSRTDWRLEVDDHVAGNYYPLNLGIFIKDDKYELSFLVDRASGGASIENGAIEVMLHRRTTQDDSKGVAEALEENVCVGNTCEGIRIRGNYYLNINKLGDGARWRRTTGQEVYSPLLLAFTHENSENWKVSHLTKTTTMDPDYRLPLNVALITLQELEDGIVILRLAHLYEAHEDDQYSKLARVILKKMFARKRIKKLTETSLSTNQEKSEMKKLEWKVVGDNGNDPSPVRGGPVNDSTLVVELGPMEIRTFVLEFDYAKQ; this is encoded by the exons ATGCATGACGAAGCAACATGTCATTACATAGACATGATTGATCAAACAACCCTAGGTCACCGCATGATCAAGGAGCAGTTTAAGACAGTTCCTCGTGCTGGATGGCAGATTGATCCATTTGGACACTCTGCTGTGCAAGCATACATGCTCGGGGCTGAG CTTGGGTTTGATTCTGTACATTTTGCAAGAATTGATCACCAGGACAGAAAACAGCGCAAAGTGGATAAATCCCTGGAAGTTATCTGGCGTGGTTCCAAAacttttggttcttcatctcAG ATTTTTGCCAATGCCTTTCCTAATCATTACGGTCCCCCAGAAGGTTTTCGTTTCGAAGTGGACACTGACTTTGAACCAGTCCAG GACGATGATCTTCTATTTGATTACAATGTTGAAAAGCGGGTTAAAGATTTTCGTAAAGCTGCTAAGTCTCAA GCAAAGCTGACGCGGACAAACCATATTATGTGGACCATGGGTGGTGACTTCGAGTACCAATATGCTGAGTCTTGGTTCAAGCAAATGGACAAGTTGATTCACCATGTTAATAAT GATTCTCGAGTGAATGCCTTATATTCTACACCATCTATCTATACTGTTGCGAAAAATGCAGCAAAAGAATCATGGCCACTGAAAACTGATGATTACTTCCC GTATGCAGAGATGGAAAATGATTATTGGACTGGTTTTTTTACTAGTCGCCCAGCTTTTAAGCGATACGTTAGGATGCTGAGTGGATATTATTTG GCAACACGGCAACTGGAATTCCTGGCTGGAAGGAGATCTACTGGTCATAATACTTTCCCGCTTggagatgctttaggaattgcACAGCACCATGATGCTATTTCTGGCACTGCAAAACAACTAACTACAAATGACTATACGAAACGCCTAGCTATTGGTGCCTCTGAG GCTGAAGTTGTTTCAAGTTCTGCTCTCTCATGCTTAGTTAATAAAAAGACGAGAGGACAATGTGTAGAACCGGAGATAAAATTTCGCCAG TGCTTGTTACTGAATATCAGTTACTGTCCACCAACAGAGGAAGATATTCCAGAAGGAAAGAGTTtg GTTGCTGTGCTATATAACCCACTTGGATGGAAACGTAAAGATACCGTTAGGATACCA GTGACTGAAAAAAATCTTATTGTCCATGATATCTTGGGCAATACCATTGAGACACAATATTTAGATATGGATGAAGTTACAAGAAACTTGAGAAACTTATATTTGAAGGCTTACTTGGGGCTGACGGCAAAGCAAACTCCTAAGCACTGGCTTCTATTCCAAGTATCTGTTCCACCACTGGGCTGGACCACTTACTTCATTTCTAAGCATTCTGAGAATG AAAATGTAAGAAAAGGTTATTTGTCAAGGAAATCCACTCTACCAAATGATACCTTTGAAATTAGGCCCGGAAATTCGAAAATAGCCACCTTTGAAATTGGGCGTGGAAATTTGAAAATGTCCTTTTCTTCAAGCACTGGACTATTGAAACGGATGCATAATTCAAGAACTGGG GTTGATATGACTGTTGATCAAAGCTATCTTTGGTATGGTTCTTCG TCTTCTGGTGCATATGTTTTCCGACCTGATGGATCTCCTCATCCTGTTTCAGCATCA AAATGGAAGCGCTTTCAGGGACCACTAGTCGATGAGGTTCACCAACATTTCTCATCCGACACacaaacataccaaaaaaaagacGTTCACCAACACTTCAATACATGGATACACCAG GTCATAAGACTTTACAGAGACAAGGAGCATGCTGAAGTTGAATATACT ATTGGACCGATTTCTACTGAAAATGGCATCGGGAAAGAGGTCATCACACGAATAAATGCAAGCATGGCCACTGACAAGGTGTTTTATACTGATTCTAACGGAAGGGACTTTCTAAAGCGG GTTCGAGATAGTAGAACAGACTGGCGCCTTGAGGTTGACGATCATGTTGCTGGAAATTATTACCCG CTTAACCTTGGAATTTTTATAAAAGATGACAAATATGAATTATCGTTCTTGGTCGATCGTGCCAGTGGAGGAGCCAGTATAGAAAATGGAGCAATAGAAGTGATGCTTCATAG GCGTACAACTCAGGATGACTCGAAAGGAGTGGCTGAAGCTCTTGAAGAAAATGTTTGTGTTGGAAATACTTGTGAAGGAATAAGG ATTCGAGGTAATTATTACTTGAACATCAACAAACTAGGGGATGGTGCACGGTGGCGCCGAACAACTGGCCAAGAAGTTTACTCACCTCTCCTTTTAGCTTTCACACATGAG AATTCAGAGAACTGGAAAGTGTCTCATTTGACCAAAACAACCACTATGGATCCGGACTACAGGTTGCCACTTAATGTTGCTTTGATTACTCTTCAG GAGTTAGAAGATGGAATTGTGATCCTCCGTTTGGCACATTTATATGAG GCACATGAAGATGATCAGTATTCGAAACTGGCCAGAGTCATACTGAAGAAGATGTTCGCTAGAAAAAGG ATTAAGAAGCTGACGGAAACAAGCTTATCAACAAACCAAGAGAAGTCAGAGATGAAGAAACTGGAATGGAAAGTTGTTGGGGACAATGGAAATGATCCCTCTCCGGTTAGAGGCGGCCCTGTCAATGATTCGACTCTTGTTGTTGAGCTTGGTCCCATGGAGATCCGCACATTCGTGCTAGAGTTTGATTATGCCAAGCAATAA
- the LOC120013618 gene encoding alpha-mannosidase-like isoform X1, giving the protein MHDEATCHYIDMIDQTTLGHRMIKEQFKTVPRAGWQIDPFGHSAVQAYMLGAELGFDSVHFARIDHQDRKQRKVDKSLEVIWRGSKTFGSSSQIFANAFPNHYGPPEGFRFEVDTDFEPVQDDDLLFDYNVEKRVKDFRKAAKSQAKLTRTNHIMWTMGGDFEYQYAESWFKQMDKLIHHVNNDSRVNALYSTPSIYTVAKNAAKESWPLKTDDYFPYAEMENDYWTGFFTSRPAFKRYVRMLSGYYLATRQLEFLAGRRSTGHNTFPLGDALGIAQHHDAISGTAKQLTTNDYTKRLAIGASEAEVVSSSALSCLVNKKTRGQCVEPEIKFRQCLLLNISYCPPTEEDIPEGKSLVAVLYNPLGWKRKDTVRIPVTEKNLIVHDILGNTIETQYLDMDEVTRNLRNLYLKAYLGLTAKQTPKHWLLFQVSVPPLGWTTYFISKHSENENVRKGYLSRKSTLPNDTFEIRPGNSKIATFEIGRGNLKMSFSSSTGLLKRMHNSRTGVDMTVDQSYLWYGSSSSGAYVFRPDGSPHPVSASKWKRFQGPLVDEVHQHFSSDTQTYQKKDVHQHFNTWIHQVIRLYRDKEHAEVEYTIGPISTENGIGKEVITRINASMATDKVFYTDSNGRDFLKRVRDSRTDWRLEVDDHVAGNYYPIRGNYYLNINKLGDGARWRRTTGQEVYSPLLLAFTHENSENWKVSHLTKTTTMDPDYRLPLNVALITLQELEDGIVILRLAHLYEAHEDDQYSKLARVILKKMFARKRIKKLTETSLSTNQEKSEMKKLEWKVVGDNGNDPSPVRGGPVNDSTLVVELGPMEIRTFVLEFDYAKQ; this is encoded by the exons ATGCATGACGAAGCAACATGTCATTACATAGACATGATTGATCAAACAACCCTAGGTCACCGCATGATCAAGGAGCAGTTTAAGACAGTTCCTCGTGCTGGATGGCAGATTGATCCATTTGGACACTCTGCTGTGCAAGCATACATGCTCGGGGCTGAG CTTGGGTTTGATTCTGTACATTTTGCAAGAATTGATCACCAGGACAGAAAACAGCGCAAAGTGGATAAATCCCTGGAAGTTATCTGGCGTGGTTCCAAAacttttggttcttcatctcAG ATTTTTGCCAATGCCTTTCCTAATCATTACGGTCCCCCAGAAGGTTTTCGTTTCGAAGTGGACACTGACTTTGAACCAGTCCAG GACGATGATCTTCTATTTGATTACAATGTTGAAAAGCGGGTTAAAGATTTTCGTAAAGCTGCTAAGTCTCAA GCAAAGCTGACGCGGACAAACCATATTATGTGGACCATGGGTGGTGACTTCGAGTACCAATATGCTGAGTCTTGGTTCAAGCAAATGGACAAGTTGATTCACCATGTTAATAAT GATTCTCGAGTGAATGCCTTATATTCTACACCATCTATCTATACTGTTGCGAAAAATGCAGCAAAAGAATCATGGCCACTGAAAACTGATGATTACTTCCC GTATGCAGAGATGGAAAATGATTATTGGACTGGTTTTTTTACTAGTCGCCCAGCTTTTAAGCGATACGTTAGGATGCTGAGTGGATATTATTTG GCAACACGGCAACTGGAATTCCTGGCTGGAAGGAGATCTACTGGTCATAATACTTTCCCGCTTggagatgctttaggaattgcACAGCACCATGATGCTATTTCTGGCACTGCAAAACAACTAACTACAAATGACTATACGAAACGCCTAGCTATTGGTGCCTCTGAG GCTGAAGTTGTTTCAAGTTCTGCTCTCTCATGCTTAGTTAATAAAAAGACGAGAGGACAATGTGTAGAACCGGAGATAAAATTTCGCCAG TGCTTGTTACTGAATATCAGTTACTGTCCACCAACAGAGGAAGATATTCCAGAAGGAAAGAGTTtg GTTGCTGTGCTATATAACCCACTTGGATGGAAACGTAAAGATACCGTTAGGATACCA GTGACTGAAAAAAATCTTATTGTCCATGATATCTTGGGCAATACCATTGAGACACAATATTTAGATATGGATGAAGTTACAAGAAACTTGAGAAACTTATATTTGAAGGCTTACTTGGGGCTGACGGCAAAGCAAACTCCTAAGCACTGGCTTCTATTCCAAGTATCTGTTCCACCACTGGGCTGGACCACTTACTTCATTTCTAAGCATTCTGAGAATG AAAATGTAAGAAAAGGTTATTTGTCAAGGAAATCCACTCTACCAAATGATACCTTTGAAATTAGGCCCGGAAATTCGAAAATAGCCACCTTTGAAATTGGGCGTGGAAATTTGAAAATGTCCTTTTCTTCAAGCACTGGACTATTGAAACGGATGCATAATTCAAGAACTGGG GTTGATATGACTGTTGATCAAAGCTATCTTTGGTATGGTTCTTCG TCTTCTGGTGCATATGTTTTCCGACCTGATGGATCTCCTCATCCTGTTTCAGCATCA AAATGGAAGCGCTTTCAGGGACCACTAGTCGATGAGGTTCACCAACATTTCTCATCCGACACacaaacataccaaaaaaaagacGTTCACCAACACTTCAATACATGGATACACCAG GTCATAAGACTTTACAGAGACAAGGAGCATGCTGAAGTTGAATATACT ATTGGACCGATTTCTACTGAAAATGGCATCGGGAAAGAGGTCATCACACGAATAAATGCAAGCATGGCCACTGACAAGGTGTTTTATACTGATTCTAACGGAAGGGACTTTCTAAAGCGG GTTCGAGATAGTAGAACAGACTGGCGCCTTGAGGTTGACGATCATGTTGCTGGAAATTATTACCCG ATTCGAGGTAATTATTACTTGAACATCAACAAACTAGGGGATGGTGCACGGTGGCGCCGAACAACTGGCCAAGAAGTTTACTCACCTCTCCTTTTAGCTTTCACACATGAG AATTCAGAGAACTGGAAAGTGTCTCATTTGACCAAAACAACCACTATGGATCCGGACTACAGGTTGCCACTTAATGTTGCTTTGATTACTCTTCAG GAGTTAGAAGATGGAATTGTGATCCTCCGTTTGGCACATTTATATGAG GCACATGAAGATGATCAGTATTCGAAACTGGCCAGAGTCATACTGAAGAAGATGTTCGCTAGAAAAAGG ATTAAGAAGCTGACGGAAACAAGCTTATCAACAAACCAAGAGAAGTCAGAGATGAAGAAACTGGAATGGAAAGTTGTTGGGGACAATGGAAATGATCCCTCTCCGGTTAGAGGCGGCCCTGTCAATGATTCGACTCTTGTTGTTGAGCTTGGTCCCATGGAGATCCGCACATTCGTGCTAGAGTTTGATTATGCCAAGCAATAA
- the LOC120012909 gene encoding 26S proteasome non-ATPase regulatory subunit 4 homolog isoform X1, producing the protein MVLEATMICIDNSEWMRNGDYTPSRYQAQADAVNLICGAKTQSNPENTVGVLTMAGKGVQVLVTPTSDLGKILACMHGLEIGGEMNLAAGIQVAQLALKHRQNKKQQQRIIFFAGSPIKHDKKLLEMIGRKLKKNSVALDIVNFGEEDDGKKEKLDALLTAVNNNDTSHIVHVPSGPSAISDVLISTPIFTGDGEGGSGFAAAAAAGGGSGYDFGVDPNLDPELALALRVSMEEERARQEAAAKKAAEDAAKQEKGDEPKSSSQDATMTENTSVAAAETDNKRNDLAADGDNALLQQALAMSVDDPATSHDMRDTDMSEAAADDPELALALQFSVQDGTNDSANQADVNKLLGDPSFMSSIFASLPGVDPNDPSVQDLLASMQGQSESQQKKTEDKEEPSGEEK; encoded by the exons ATGGTGCTCGAG GCGACCATGATCTGCATAGACAATTCGGAATGGATGCGAAACGGAGATTACACTCCCAGCAGATATCAAGCTCAAGCCGATGCTGTTAATCTTATATGCGGAGCTAAAACACAG TCTAATCCAGAGAATACAGTGGGAGTTCTCACCATGGCAGGAAAGGGTGTACAGGTTTTGGTCACTCCAACTAGTGACCTCGGCAAGATCTTAGCTTGCATGCATG GCTTAGAAATAGGTGGTGAGATGAACCTGGCTGCTGGTATCCAGGTGGCACAATTAGCACTTAAGCATCGCCAAAACAAAAAGCAGCAACAAAGGATTATTTTCTTTGCTGGAAG TCCCATCAAACATGACAAGAAGTTGTTGGAAATGATTGGAAGGAAGTTAAAAAAGAATAGTGTTGCCCTTGATATTGTTAATTTcggtgaagaagatgatgggaAGAAAGAAAAGCTGGATGCACTTCTTACTGCTGTGAACAACAATGATACCAGCCACATTGTCCATGTACCTTCTGGTCCAAGTGCTATTTCTGATGTGCTAATAAG TACACCAATCTTCACTGGGGATGGTGAAGGTGGAAGTGGCTTCGCTGCAGCAGCTGCAGCTGGTGGTGGCTCTGGTTATGATTTTGGTGTGGATCCAAATTTGGATCCTGAGCTTGCTCTTGCTCTTAGAGTTTCAATGGAAGAGGAGAGGGCTCGACAAGAAGCTGCTGCCAAAAAAGCTGCAGAAGATGCTGCTAAACAGGAAAAAGGAGACGAGCCGAAATCCAGCTCTCAAGACGCAACTATGACTGAAAATACTAGTGTTGCAGCTGCTGAAACTGACAATAAGAGAAATGATCTCGCTGCT GATGGGGATAACGCGTTGCTACAACAGGCCCTTGCAATGTCTGTGGATGACCCTGCCACTAGTCATGACATGCGGGACACTGATATGTCAGAAGCAGCCGCAGATGATCCAGAGCTGGCATTGG CTCTTCAATTTTCTGTGCAAGACGGTACAAACGATTCAGCAAACCAGGCAGATGTCAATAAGCTGTTGGGGGACCCATCTTTCATGTCCTCCATCTTTGCATCG CTTCCTGGTGTTGATCCAAATGATCCATCTGTCCAAGATTTGCTTGCTTCCATGCAAGGCCAGTCTGAG tCCCAACAGAAGAAGACTGAAGACAAGGAGGAGCCAAGTGGAGAGGAGAAGTGA
- the LOC120012909 gene encoding 26S proteasome non-ATPase regulatory subunit 4 homolog isoform X2 has protein sequence MVLEATMICIDNSEWMRNGDYTPSRYQAQADAVNLICGAKTQSNPENTVGVLTMAGKGVQVLVTPTSDLGKILACMHGLEIGGEMNLAAGIQVAQLALKHRQNKKQQQRIIFFAGSPIKHDKKLLEMIGRKLKKNSVALDIVNFGEEDDGKKEKLDALLTAVNNNDTSHIVHVPSGPSAISDVLISTPIFTGDGEGGSGFAAAAAAGGGSGYDFGVDPNLDPELALALRVSMEEERARQEAAAKKAAEDAAKQEKGDEPKSSSQDATMTENTSVAAAETDNKRNDLAADGDNALLQQALAMSVDDPATSHDMRDTDMSEAAADDPELALALQFSVQDGTNDSANQADVNKLLGDPSFMSSIFASLPGVDPNDPSVQDLLASMQGQSEKKTEDKEEPSGEEK, from the exons ATGGTGCTCGAG GCGACCATGATCTGCATAGACAATTCGGAATGGATGCGAAACGGAGATTACACTCCCAGCAGATATCAAGCTCAAGCCGATGCTGTTAATCTTATATGCGGAGCTAAAACACAG TCTAATCCAGAGAATACAGTGGGAGTTCTCACCATGGCAGGAAAGGGTGTACAGGTTTTGGTCACTCCAACTAGTGACCTCGGCAAGATCTTAGCTTGCATGCATG GCTTAGAAATAGGTGGTGAGATGAACCTGGCTGCTGGTATCCAGGTGGCACAATTAGCACTTAAGCATCGCCAAAACAAAAAGCAGCAACAAAGGATTATTTTCTTTGCTGGAAG TCCCATCAAACATGACAAGAAGTTGTTGGAAATGATTGGAAGGAAGTTAAAAAAGAATAGTGTTGCCCTTGATATTGTTAATTTcggtgaagaagatgatgggaAGAAAGAAAAGCTGGATGCACTTCTTACTGCTGTGAACAACAATGATACCAGCCACATTGTCCATGTACCTTCTGGTCCAAGTGCTATTTCTGATGTGCTAATAAG TACACCAATCTTCACTGGGGATGGTGAAGGTGGAAGTGGCTTCGCTGCAGCAGCTGCAGCTGGTGGTGGCTCTGGTTATGATTTTGGTGTGGATCCAAATTTGGATCCTGAGCTTGCTCTTGCTCTTAGAGTTTCAATGGAAGAGGAGAGGGCTCGACAAGAAGCTGCTGCCAAAAAAGCTGCAGAAGATGCTGCTAAACAGGAAAAAGGAGACGAGCCGAAATCCAGCTCTCAAGACGCAACTATGACTGAAAATACTAGTGTTGCAGCTGCTGAAACTGACAATAAGAGAAATGATCTCGCTGCT GATGGGGATAACGCGTTGCTACAACAGGCCCTTGCAATGTCTGTGGATGACCCTGCCACTAGTCATGACATGCGGGACACTGATATGTCAGAAGCAGCCGCAGATGATCCAGAGCTGGCATTGG CTCTTCAATTTTCTGTGCAAGACGGTACAAACGATTCAGCAAACCAGGCAGATGTCAATAAGCTGTTGGGGGACCCATCTTTCATGTCCTCCATCTTTGCATCG CTTCCTGGTGTTGATCCAAATGATCCATCTGTCCAAGATTTGCTTGCTTCCATGCAAGGCCAGTCTGAG AAGAAGACTGAAGACAAGGAGGAGCCAAGTGGAGAGGAGAAGTGA